The following coding sequences lie in one Bacteroidota bacterium genomic window:
- a CDS encoding NifU family protein: MQRNPNIPQDVYERVERALEMIRPYLQADGGSVELLNITDDYVVELELQGACGSCPMSVMTLRAGIEQALRRAVPEIQRVEAISNAPPMPW, from the coding sequence ATGCAGCGCAATCCCAACATCCCACAGGACGTCTACGAGCGCGTCGAGCGCGCTCTGGAGATGATTCGACCCTATCTGCAAGCCGACGGAGGAAGCGTGGAGCTCCTGAACATCACGGACGACTACGTGGTGGAACTCGAGCTACAGGGTGCTTGTGGTTCCTGCCCCATGAGCGTGATGACGCTTCGGGCCGGGATCGAGCAGGCCCTTCGGCGCGCGGTGCCCGAGATCCAGCGGGTGGAGGCCATTTCCAATGCCCCACCTATGCCGTGGTGA
- the apbC gene encoding iron-sulfur cluster carrier protein ApbC translates to MAITQEAVLRALSQVIDPDLGRDLVSLGMIRDLRIEGRRIAFRVVLTTPACPLKSHIEQACRRAIALLVDPQAEVEIQMDAHVTTARAAEEPLLPGVRNIVAVASGKGGVGKSTVAVNLAVALARSGAQVGLLDADIYGPSIPTMFGLQGVRPQLTEARKILPVTKFGVRLLSMGFLVDPDTPVVWRGPMVSSAVRQFLADADWGELDYLVLDLPPGTGDIQLTLVQTVPLTGAVIVSTPQDVALSDARKGVMMFRQVKVPVLGIVENMAYFSPPDLPDRRYYLFGQGGARRLAEELGVPFLGEIPLEQAVREGGDEGVPVVIRDPEGPSAQAFRELAQRVAQQVAIRNATVPPTEKVEIIFR, encoded by the coding sequence ATGGCGATTACGCAGGAAGCTGTGTTGCGCGCCTTAAGCCAGGTCATAGACCCGGATCTGGGGCGCGATCTTGTCTCGTTGGGCATGATCCGGGATCTGCGCATAGAGGGACGCCGGATCGCGTTTCGCGTTGTGCTCACCACCCCGGCCTGCCCCTTGAAGAGCCACATCGAGCAGGCCTGCCGCCGGGCCATAGCGCTTTTGGTGGATCCTCAGGCGGAGGTGGAGATCCAAATGGATGCGCACGTGACCACCGCGCGGGCCGCAGAGGAGCCCCTACTACCGGGGGTGCGCAACATCGTGGCCGTGGCTTCTGGCAAAGGGGGGGTGGGCAAATCCACGGTGGCCGTGAACCTGGCCGTGGCCCTGGCCCGAAGCGGGGCTCAGGTGGGGCTGCTGGACGCCGACATCTACGGCCCGAGCATCCCCACCATGTTCGGGCTGCAGGGGGTGCGCCCCCAGCTGACGGAGGCCCGCAAGATCCTGCCCGTTACGAAGTTCGGGGTTCGTTTGCTCTCGATGGGTTTTCTGGTCGACCCCGACACGCCGGTCGTCTGGCGAGGGCCCATGGTCTCCTCCGCTGTGCGCCAGTTTCTGGCTGACGCCGACTGGGGTGAGCTCGATTATCTGGTGCTGGACCTGCCCCCTGGCACTGGCGATATCCAGCTCACCTTGGTGCAGACGGTTCCCCTCACAGGGGCCGTGATCGTCTCGACTCCGCAGGACGTGGCCCTGTCTGACGCCCGCAAGGGAGTGATGATGTTCCGCCAGGTTAAGGTCCCCGTGCTGGGCATAGTGGAGAACATGGCCTATTTTAGTCCCCCGGACCTGCCGGATCGGCGCTACTATCTTTTCGGGCAAGGCGGAGCCCGCCGGTTGGCAGAGGAACTCGGGGTGCCGTTTTTGGGTGAAATCCCGCTGGAGCAGGCCGTCCGCGAGGGGGGCGATGAAGGGGTTCCCGTGGTGATCCGCGACCCCGAAGGCCCCTCGGCGCAGGCCTTTCGGGAGCTAGCCCAGCGCGTGGCCCAACAGGTGGCCATTCGCAACGCCACAGTCCCTCCTACCGAGAAAGTAGAGATCATCTTCCGATAG
- a CDS encoding Ppx/GppA family phosphatase, with protein sequence MAAIDIGTNTVLLLVAEVASGIVRPLYQEQRFGRLGQGVDASGRLQPEAVERVVAIVRRYLEVARTWGVERIGAVATSAVREARNRELLLGPLGEFGLGVRVLSGQEEAYWTYMGVRSGFPEFEELAVLDIGGGSAEFTWGRGLEVRFRISLPLGCVRLTERYLSAYPVDRAHLRALEQAVEAAWGAVSLPGPLPVLVGVAGTVTSLAALELGLSEYAPERVERFWIARERVLAWIERLCSLDGPDEILALGPRILAGRADVWLAGLVILAGLLRRLDAPGLYASDRGLRYGWALYLAGNLSGEAAVGGSGLDRESRAR encoded by the coding sequence GTGGCGGCGATCGATATCGGCACCAATACGGTCCTGTTGCTCGTAGCGGAGGTGGCCTCGGGTATAGTACGGCCCCTGTATCAGGAGCAGCGGTTTGGGCGTTTGGGGCAGGGTGTAGACGCCTCGGGTCGGTTGCAGCCCGAGGCGGTCGAGCGCGTAGTGGCCATCGTGCGTCGGTATCTGGAGGTGGCCCGAACGTGGGGGGTTGAGCGGATCGGGGCCGTGGCCACAAGTGCCGTGCGGGAGGCCCGAAACCGAGAGCTTTTGCTCGGGCCCCTCGGGGAGTTTGGCCTCGGCGTGCGCGTGCTCTCGGGCCAGGAGGAGGCTTATTGGACCTACATGGGGGTGCGTTCGGGCTTTCCCGAATTCGAGGAGCTGGCGGTGCTGGATATCGGCGGAGGCAGCGCGGAGTTCACCTGGGGCCGGGGCCTGGAGGTGCGCTTTCGGATTAGCCTGCCCCTGGGATGCGTGCGCCTTACGGAGCGCTATCTATCCGCCTATCCTGTGGACCGGGCTCATCTGCGGGCCCTTGAGCAGGCCGTCGAAGCGGCTTGGGGGGCCGTTTCGCTCCCGGGCCCCTTGCCTGTGCTCGTCGGGGTGGCCGGAACCGTGACCTCGCTTGCTGCCCTTGAGCTGGGTCTGTCCGAATATGCGCCCGAGCGCGTGGAGCGCTTCTGGATCGCTCGCGAGCGCGTTCTGGCCTGGATAGAGCGGCTCTGTTCCCTGGATGGCCCCGATGAGATCCTGGCCCTTGGCCCTCGGATCCTGGCCGGACGCGCCGACGTATGGCTGGCGGGGCTGGTGATCCTTGCGGGCCTGCTGCGACGTCTGGACGCCCCCGGTCTTTACGCGAGCGATCGCGGCCTGCGCTATGGCTGGGCCCTGTATCTGGCGGGGAACCTTTCCGGCGAAGCGGCGGTTGGCGGATCGGGACTTGATCGGGAATCTCGCGCTCGTTAG
- the prmA gene encoding 50S ribosomal protein L11 methyltransferase, which yields MRPYLELRLYARPEHMELLLAELWEWGFEGFEEDESLLRAYKPASEKDPDAEELLGLLRRWDPELRLELRRLEPEDWLSRWAELFEPVAVTPFWVRPPWKPAQVPEGHVELIIEPKMAFGTGHHASTRLVLRLLARWLRPGARMLDVGTGTGILAIGAIKLGAARAVAVDIDEFACENARENARLNKVEDRLEVRLGSLEAVSERGFDLITANLTRSAIEELLPELLRRRARRAPMVWSGLLASDEPLLQKTLHTHRLTLIERQAEQEWVAWVVR from the coding sequence ATGAGGCCGTATCTGGAGCTGCGTCTTTACGCGCGGCCGGAGCACATGGAGCTTTTGCTGGCCGAGCTTTGGGAGTGGGGCTTTGAGGGCTTTGAGGAGGACGAATCCCTGCTGCGGGCCTACAAGCCCGCCTCCGAAAAGGACCCGGACGCAGAAGAGCTGTTGGGCTTGTTGCGGCGCTGGGATCCCGAGCTCCGCCTGGAGCTGCGGCGGCTTGAGCCCGAGGACTGGCTAAGCCGATGGGCTGAGCTTTTCGAGCCCGTGGCCGTGACGCCCTTTTGGGTGCGGCCCCCGTGGAAGCCCGCCCAGGTGCCGGAGGGCCACGTAGAGCTCATCATCGAGCCCAAGATGGCCTTCGGAACGGGCCATCACGCCTCAACCCGCTTGGTTCTGCGGCTGCTAGCGCGCTGGCTGCGGCCTGGGGCGCGCATGCTGGATGTGGGCACGGGAACGGGGATTTTGGCTATCGGCGCCATAAAACTCGGCGCTGCGCGGGCGGTCGCGGTGGACATAGACGAATTCGCCTGCGAGAACGCGCGCGAAAACGCCCGGCTCAACAAGGTGGAGGATCGCCTGGAGGTCCGCTTGGGCTCCCTGGAAGCGGTCTCGGAGCGCGGCTTTGATCTGATCACAGCCAACCTGACCCGAAGCGCGATCGAAGAGCTGTTGCCCGAGTTGCTGCGGCGGCGGGCTCGCAGGGCGCCGATGGTGTGGTCGGGCTTGCTCGCCTCTGATGAGCCGTTATTGCAAAAAACGCTGCACACCCATCGTTTGACGCTCATCGAGCGGCAGGCTGAACAGGAGTGGGTCGCCTGGGTGGTGCGCTAA
- a CDS encoding M28 family peptidase, translating to MKRSAFIAFLGLLLATACQPGRRPKQHASSPDTLQVPVFSADSAYAFLKAQLRFGPRVPNRSGHWAMQRWLRAELERLAGPERVSEQRFRAQGYGEVLELVNFQASVRPELSQRVLLCAHWDTRPRADRDPKRPEDPIPGADDGASGVAVLLELLRLFRDRPPPIGVDVVFFDGEDYGREGDLERYFLGSRHWSRTKPPDYWPRYGILLDMVGARGAVFYQERYSLEAAPELVELIWNTAHALGYGARFPRAPGAYISDDHVMLIELARIPTVNIIHHSPDPNPFPAYWHTHEDDLPVIDRDTLGMVGRVLVELLYRRLPGRL from the coding sequence ATGAAGCGCTCGGCTTTTATCGCGTTCTTGGGGCTGTTGCTGGCCACAGCCTGCCAGCCCGGCCGGCGCCCGAAGCAACACGCTTCGAGTCCGGATACCCTTCAGGTCCCCGTATTTTCGGCCGATTCCGCCTACGCTTTCCTAAAGGCCCAGCTTCGGTTTGGGCCGCGCGTTCCCAATCGGTCCGGACATTGGGCCATGCAGCGCTGGCTGCGGGCCGAGCTGGAGCGCCTCGCAGGGCCTGAGCGGGTCTCGGAGCAGCGGTTTCGGGCCCAGGGCTACGGGGAGGTTTTGGAGCTTGTCAACTTTCAGGCAAGCGTACGGCCGGAGCTTTCGCAGCGGGTGCTGCTGTGCGCGCATTGGGATACGCGCCCGCGCGCGGACCGAGATCCCAAGCGTCCCGAAGACCCCATCCCAGGGGCCGATGATGGGGCCAGCGGCGTGGCCGTGCTTTTGGAATTGCTGCGCTTGTTCCGGGATCGGCCCCCGCCGATCGGGGTCGACGTGGTCTTCTTCGATGGCGAGGATTACGGGCGGGAGGGGGACCTAGAGCGCTATTTTTTGGGTTCCCGGCACTGGTCTCGCACAAAACCCCCCGACTACTGGCCGCGGTACGGGATCCTGCTCGACATGGTGGGGGCCCGAGGGGCGGTTTTCTATCAGGAGCGCTACTCTCTGGAGGCCGCCCCGGAACTCGTAGAGCTCATCTGGAACACGGCGCACGCCCTCGGCTACGGGGCCCGCTTTCCCCGAGCCCCGGGGGCTTACATCAGCGACGATCACGTGATGTTGATCGAGCTGGCCCGCATCCCGACGGTTAACATCATCCACCATAGCCCCGATCCGAACCCGTTTCCTGCGTATTGGCATACGCACGAAGACGACCTGCCCGTTATCGACCGCGACACGCTGGGAATGGTGGGGCGGGTGCTCGTGGAGCTGCTTTACAGACGCCTTCCGGGGCGCTTATGA
- a CDS encoding MBL fold metallo-hydrolase, with the protein MLLRFLGAARTVTGSMHLIEPDRGPKILLEAGLFQGRRAETYERNRNPGLDPTQIPYVILSHAHLDHCGNLPLLYRLGFRGHVFCTPATRDLASILLRDSAHLQERDVEFVNRRRSAQGLPPVEPLYRLEEAEAVLEHFVTVPYGRPFSPDPGFGFAFGDAGHILGSAHVLLEVRRRGRPIRIGFSGDLGRYGLPILRDPQPMPEVDYLILESTYGGQQHEPLQRAREELAAVIRRTAARGGKVLIPAFSVGRTQEILYELNVLFREGALPDIPVFLDSPLAIDATAIYKAHPECFDQETRALLHRDPDPFGFARLTYVVEAEQSKRLNELRVPAVIIAASGMMEGGRILHHLRHHIEDPRTTILVVGFCAEHTLCRRLVEGHKEVNIFGEPFRVRAEVVVISAYSAHAGHDELLRWTEPLLGNRLKAIFLVHGEYSRQEALAEALRTRGARRVEIPERGQAYTI; encoded by the coding sequence ATGCTGCTGCGGTTTTTGGGCGCCGCGCGCACCGTAACCGGCTCCATGCACCTTATCGAGCCCGATCGAGGGCCTAAGATTCTGCTAGAGGCTGGGCTCTTCCAGGGCCGACGGGCTGAGACGTACGAGCGCAACCGCAACCCGGGCCTGGATCCGACCCAGATCCCGTATGTGATCCTATCGCATGCGCACCTGGATCACTGCGGCAACCTGCCCCTGCTGTATCGCCTGGGGTTTCGGGGGCATGTTTTCTGTACGCCCGCCACGCGGGATCTGGCCAGCATCCTGCTGCGCGACAGCGCGCACCTACAGGAGCGCGACGTCGAGTTCGTCAACCGAAGGCGGAGCGCTCAGGGCCTACCGCCCGTGGAGCCCTTGTATCGGCTTGAGGAGGCAGAGGCCGTCCTAGAGCACTTCGTGACCGTGCCCTACGGGCGTCCCTTCAGCCCGGATCCCGGCTTCGGCTTCGCGTTCGGGGACGCTGGCCACATCCTGGGATCGGCTCACGTGTTGCTAGAGGTGCGCCGGCGGGGTAGGCCGATTCGGATTGGATTCTCGGGAGATCTGGGCCGCTACGGGCTGCCTATTCTGCGCGATCCGCAACCCATGCCCGAGGTCGATTACCTGATCTTGGAGTCCACCTACGGCGGACAGCAGCACGAACCCCTGCAGCGGGCGCGCGAGGAGCTGGCCGCCGTGATCCGGCGCACGGCCGCGCGCGGCGGCAAAGTCCTTATCCCAGCCTTCAGCGTGGGGCGCACACAGGAGATCCTGTATGAGCTCAACGTGCTCTTCCGCGAGGGGGCGCTTCCGGATATCCCCGTGTTCCTGGACAGCCCCTTGGCGATCGACGCCACCGCCATCTACAAAGCGCATCCTGAATGCTTCGACCAAGAGACGCGAGCGCTGCTGCACCGCGATCCGGACCCATTCGGCTTTGCCCGCCTTACATACGTCGTAGAGGCTGAGCAGTCCAAGCGGCTTAACGAGCTTCGGGTGCCGGCCGTGATCATCGCTGCCTCCGGCATGATGGAAGGGGGGCGTATCCTGCATCACCTGCGGCATCATATCGAAGACCCGCGCACCACGATTCTCGTGGTGGGCTTCTGCGCCGAGCACACGCTCTGTCGGCGCCTTGTAGAGGGGCACAAGGAGGTCAACATCTTCGGGGAGCCGTTTCGGGTCCGGGCCGAGGTGGTTGTGATCTCCGCCTATAGCGCGCATGCCGGACACGATGAGCTTTTACGCTGGACTGAACCCCTGTTGGGGAATCGGCTGAAGGCGATCTTTCTGGTACACGGGGAGTACTCGCGCCAAGAGGCTCTGGCCGAGGCGCTGCGCACGCGAGGAGCCCGACGCGTGGAGATCCCCGAGCGAGGGCAGGCGTACACCATATAG
- a CDS encoding M28 family peptidase yields the protein MRGTLLGWIAIGLAACRAPVELTATAPLPGLEHLRQLPAWADSVGRALASDSLAGRLTASPGQHKAAQLLARRLREMGLAGAADDGSYFQRFVVRIRELDTARTYLLLHNERDSLRLAVGRYFYALNAYALPGRWDTMRVLFGGYGISLPEYNDLAELKPEGRLLVVFSGAPRALQKRRIGFFQDSLDVDGVEYKLLNALFVHRAAGLIVLEEPDLVDDWERIRPNLLGPAMQLAQGGPALELDRPLLFAHPGLGRMLFGRAYDSLRLAALRGDHLTAGELPVRLSVRLSLSVRLDTTENVLAYVPGARRARQWVTLGAHYDHMGTFEGNIYRGADDNASGSVALLTVARALAEDWRAGRGPERSVLLVWYSGEEQGLLGSEWLVSNLPRRIGSIRNVWANLNVDMVGRLSADTLYAIGAGRLRPTLQRLLEEVNSRLGLFVLDYTFDDPAHPKRLYERSDHYAWVQRGVPAVFFTDGMGENWTRNTALDDYHRPTDSWEKINQEKLRRTALLLYALTRSIADRPGRL from the coding sequence ATGAGAGGGACGCTACTAGGATGGATCGCCATCGGGCTAGCCGCCTGTCGAGCCCCGGTTGAGCTGACCGCCACGGCCCCCCTACCCGGGCTGGAGCACTTAAGACAACTGCCGGCTTGGGCCGATTCTGTGGGGCGCGCGCTGGCAAGCGACTCCCTAGCCGGCCGGCTCACGGCAAGCCCTGGGCAGCACAAAGCGGCCCAACTGTTGGCCAGGCGCCTTCGCGAGATGGGCCTTGCCGGGGCGGCCGATGACGGGTCTTACTTTCAGCGCTTTGTCGTGCGGATACGAGAGCTTGATACGGCCCGCACGTACCTGCTCCTGCATAATGAGCGCGACAGCCTGCGGCTGGCCGTGGGGCGTTACTTCTACGCCCTCAACGCCTACGCCCTGCCCGGGCGATGGGATACGATGCGCGTGCTCTTCGGCGGCTACGGGATCAGCTTGCCGGAGTACAACGACCTGGCCGAGCTCAAGCCCGAGGGACGTTTGCTCGTGGTCTTCTCCGGTGCCCCCCGAGCGCTGCAAAAACGGCGCATCGGCTTCTTTCAGGACTCCTTGGATGTAGATGGGGTGGAATACAAGCTTCTGAACGCCCTCTTCGTGCATCGGGCCGCGGGGCTTATCGTGCTCGAGGAGCCGGATCTGGTCGACGACTGGGAGCGCATCCGCCCGAACTTGCTCGGCCCCGCCATGCAACTAGCGCAGGGGGGCCCCGCCTTGGAGTTAGACCGCCCCTTGCTTTTCGCTCACCCCGGGCTGGGGCGGATGCTCTTTGGGCGGGCCTACGATAGCTTGCGGCTGGCCGCCTTGCGCGGGGATCACCTCACGGCCGGGGAACTGCCAGTCCGGCTTTCCGTGCGCCTGAGCCTTTCGGTGCGCCTGGACACCACGGAGAACGTGCTGGCCTACGTGCCGGGCGCGCGCCGGGCGCGACAGTGGGTCACCCTAGGGGCCCATTACGATCACATGGGTACTTTTGAGGGCAATATCTACCGAGGGGCCGACGACAACGCCTCGGGCTCGGTGGCCCTGCTGACCGTAGCGCGAGCGCTTGCGGAGGATTGGCGCGCCGGCCGAGGTCCAGAACGCAGCGTTTTGCTGGTTTGGTATAGCGGCGAAGAGCAAGGGCTGCTCGGCTCCGAATGGCTTGTAAGCAACCTACCCCGCCGCATAGGCTCCATCCGGAACGTCTGGGCCAACCTCAACGTGGACATGGTCGGCCGCTTGAGCGCGGATACGCTTTACGCGATCGGGGCGGGCCGGCTTAGGCCGACGTTACAACGGCTCCTGGAGGAGGTAAACAGCCGGTTGGGTCTTTTCGTGCTCGATTACACCTTCGACGATCCGGCGCACCCGAAGCGGCTCTATGAGCGCAGCGACCACTACGCCTGGGTGCAGCGCGGCGTGCCGGCGGTTTTCTTCACAGACGGCATGGGCGAAAACTGGACCCGGAATACCGCGCTGGACGATTACCACCGGCCCACGGATAGCTGGGAGAAGATCAATCAGGAAAAGCTCCGCCGCACGGCCCTGCTCCTGTACGCCCTGACCCGGAGCATAGCCGATCGACCCGGCAGGCTTTAA
- a CDS encoding dehydrogenase E1 component subunit alpha/beta, producing the protein MSETRTIALTEAQLRELYYYLLLPRRIEERMLRLLRQGKLAKWFSGIGQEAISVGATYALQPDDVILPLHRNLGVFTTRGVDLKRLLRQLMGKAGGFTKGRDRTFHFGVPEHRIIGMISHLGAMLPVADGLALAFQLRNERRVALAFIGEGGTSEGDFHEALNLAAVWKLPVVFLVENNGYALSTPTREQYACERLADRALGYGMEGFQVDGNDVLAVYEAVRYAAEKARQGDGPTLIEALTFRMRGHEEASGTQYVPPELFAVWAERDPLLLFTRRLEAEGVLTEADKAAIESRIQSQIEEAVQDALTAPWPESTPERELADVYAPSPPPTAPPTGPAPERRYIDAISEALWQAMEADPKVLLLGQDIAEYGGVFKVTQGFVERFGKARVRNTPIIESGAVGAALGLALEGFKPVVEMQFADFVSCAFNQIVNNLAKTHYRWGAPVNVTIRLPAGGGTAAGPFHSQNPEAWFLHVPGLKIVAPATPWDAKGLLLAAIEDPNPVLYVEHKLLYRSLKGPVPESRYTIPIGRAQIQRPGRDLSIISYGLGTHWALELAERLAEEGVELEVIDLRSLLPWDKELVLESVRRTNRALLLHEANLTGGVGAEIAATIAQEAFRDLDAPVYRVASLDTPIPFSENLERHVYWPKDRLPEAVWEVLRF; encoded by the coding sequence ATGTCGGAAACGCGCACCATCGCCCTGACCGAAGCCCAACTGCGGGAGCTGTACTACTACTTGCTCCTGCCGCGTCGCATTGAAGAGCGCATGCTGCGGCTGCTGCGGCAGGGCAAACTAGCCAAGTGGTTTTCGGGCATCGGACAAGAGGCCATCTCCGTGGGCGCCACCTATGCGCTGCAGCCCGACGACGTCATCCTGCCCTTGCACCGGAACCTGGGCGTGTTCACCACGCGCGGCGTGGATCTGAAGCGGCTCCTGCGGCAGCTTATGGGCAAGGCGGGCGGGTTTACCAAGGGGCGGGATCGCACCTTCCACTTCGGGGTTCCGGAACATCGCATCATCGGCATGATCTCCCATCTAGGGGCCATGCTACCTGTGGCCGACGGCCTGGCCTTGGCCTTCCAGCTGCGCAATGAGAGGCGCGTTGCGCTAGCCTTCATAGGGGAAGGGGGCACAAGCGAAGGCGACTTCCACGAAGCGCTCAACCTGGCCGCCGTCTGGAAGTTGCCCGTTGTGTTTTTGGTCGAAAACAACGGCTACGCTCTCTCGACCCCCACGCGGGAGCAATACGCCTGCGAACGTCTGGCCGATCGCGCCCTGGGCTACGGCATGGAGGGGTTTCAGGTGGACGGCAACGACGTGTTGGCCGTCTACGAGGCCGTGCGCTACGCGGCGGAAAAAGCCCGCCAGGGCGACGGCCCGACCCTAATCGAGGCGCTTACGTTTCGGATGCGGGGTCATGAGGAGGCCTCGGGCACCCAGTATGTGCCCCCGGAGCTCTTCGCCGTTTGGGCCGAGCGCGATCCGCTTTTGCTCTTCACGCGCAGGCTGGAGGCCGAAGGGGTGCTTACGGAGGCCGACAAAGCGGCCATCGAAAGCCGCATCCAGAGCCAAATCGAAGAGGCGGTTCAGGACGCGCTCACGGCCCCTTGGCCGGAGAGCACGCCCGAGCGCGAGCTGGCCGACGTGTACGCCCCTAGCCCCCCGCCCACCGCGCCGCCGACAGGTCCGGCGCCCGAGCGGCGCTACATCGACGCCATCTCCGAGGCCCTGTGGCAGGCCATGGAAGCTGACCCTAAGGTGCTGCTCCTGGGGCAGGACATCGCGGAGTACGGGGGCGTGTTCAAGGTCACGCAGGGTTTTGTGGAGCGCTTCGGAAAGGCGCGCGTGCGCAATACGCCCATCATCGAATCCGGAGCGGTCGGCGCCGCCCTGGGGCTGGCCCTGGAGGGCTTTAAGCCCGTCGTAGAGATGCAATTTGCGGACTTCGTCTCCTGCGCCTTCAACCAGATCGTCAACAACCTGGCCAAAACGCACTACCGCTGGGGAGCCCCGGTGAACGTAACGATCCGGCTTCCGGCTGGAGGCGGCACGGCGGCCGGACCGTTTCACTCCCAGAACCCAGAGGCCTGGTTTCTGCACGTGCCAGGGCTTAAGATCGTAGCCCCAGCCACGCCCTGGGACGCCAAGGGCCTGCTTTTGGCCGCTATCGAGGACCCCAACCCGGTTCTATACGTGGAGCATAAGCTCCTGTATCGCAGTCTAAAAGGACCCGTGCCCGAGTCGCGCTATACGATTCCGATTGGCCGCGCGCAAATCCAACGTCCCGGACGAGACCTTTCGATCATCAGCTACGGGCTGGGCACGCACTGGGCCTTAGAACTGGCCGAGCGCCTGGCAGAGGAGGGCGTGGAGCTGGAGGTGATCGACCTGCGCTCCCTATTGCCCTGGGACAAAGAACTTGTGCTCGAGTCCGTGCGCCGCACTAACCGGGCCCTGCTGTTGCACGAAGCCAACCTGACCGGCGGCGTGGGGGCTGAGATCGCCGCCACGATCGCGCAGGAGGCCTTTCGGGACCTAGACGCCCCCGTTTACCGGGTGGCCTCGCTTGATACCCCGATTCCGTTCAGCGAAAACCTAGAGCGGCACGTCTACTGGCCCAAAGATCGGCTGCCTGAGGCGGTCTGGGAGGTGCTGCGCTTCTAA
- a CDS encoding DUF2085 domain-containing protein, which translates to MRCRLAYGLLWTALGGLLLGAVLPAWLHPDPWEAWQSPWFRLYGGLCHQLPERSFWGPSAPMAVCQRCMGLLGGLFVGSLLAPLGQAQRARWARRGSLLLAGALLLVALDWLWGWLYGNSALSRVLTGACLGLVCGPYAAWGWVALWRPGTGTYSKRERCTHGNPHYPST; encoded by the coding sequence ATGCGATGCCGGCTCGCATATGGCCTGCTTTGGACCGCTTTGGGCGGGTTGCTCTTGGGCGCTGTCCTTCCGGCCTGGTTGCACCCCGATCCGTGGGAGGCCTGGCAGAGCCCCTGGTTTCGGCTTTATGGGGGCCTTTGCCATCAGCTCCCGGAGCGCTCTTTTTGGGGACCTTCGGCGCCCATGGCCGTCTGCCAGCGCTGTATGGGTTTGCTTGGGGGGCTGTTCGTAGGCTCTCTTCTGGCCCCGCTTGGGCAGGCCCAAAGGGCGCGCTGGGCTCGACGGGGTTCTTTGCTGTTAGCCGGCGCCCTGTTGCTGGTGGCGCTGGACTGGCTTTGGGGATGGCTTTACGGCAATAGCGCTCTGTCTCGCGTGCTCACCGGAGCCTGCCTCGGTCTTGTCTGCGGCCCGTATGCCGCTTGGGGCTGGGTTGCGCTTTGGCGCCCCGGCACCGGAACATACTCAAAAAGGGAGAGGTGTACGCATGGAAACCCCCACTACCCCTCCACTTAA
- a CDS encoding DUF4199 family protein has translation METPTTPPLKLPSILVGGLLTGVLMFIAGVVIVLLQLAQAPSGGLVNPFQLSSAAASCLLVLLSGFSAVWHFARSYENPSLRALEAVAMGIGAGFLAVLLSAALNWLWQTLDPNIPMRLKEHLIESVELNERIPEEQKEQIIAGIERQFAQQRRLSGLAQSVFFAGIFGMIGGIFGALLGRAVLLKPAEPDA, from the coding sequence ATGGAAACCCCCACTACCCCTCCACTTAAGCTGCCCTCGATCCTCGTAGGGGGTCTGCTGACGGGCGTGCTCATGTTTATTGCGGGCGTGGTGATCGTGCTCCTGCAGCTAGCCCAAGCGCCCAGCGGGGGCCTAGTGAACCCCTTCCAGCTAAGCAGCGCGGCCGCTAGTTGCCTGCTTGTGTTGCTCTCGGGCTTCAGCGCGGTCTGGCATTTTGCGCGCAGTTACGAAAACCCCTCCCTGCGCGCCCTGGAGGCTGTGGCCATGGGCATCGGAGCAGGCTTTTTGGCGGTTCTGCTTTCGGCGGCCCTCAACTGGCTCTGGCAGACGCTTGATCCCAACATCCCGATGCGGCTCAAGGAGCATCTGATCGAATCCGTAGAGCTGAACGAACGCATCCCCGAGGAGCAAAAAGAGCAGATCATCGCGGGCATTGAGCGACAATTTGCGCAGCAACGGCGCCTTTCGGGCTTGGCGCAAAGCGTGTTTTTTGCGGGCATCTTCGGCATGATCGGAGGCATCTTCGGGGCCCTGCTGGGGCGTGCGGTGTTGCTCAAACCTGCCGAACCCGACGCGTAG